A portion of the Burkholderia pseudomultivorans genome contains these proteins:
- a CDS encoding ABC transporter ATP-binding protein yields MAEITQTSASASVKLAAVDIHKRYGDNEVLKGVSLNAKAGDVISIIGASGSGKSTFLRCINFLERPNAGQIVVDGEAVRTKTDKAGALEVADHKQLQRIRTKLAMVFQHFNLWAHMNVLENVMEAPVHVLGISKKEAEERAREYLEKVGLPPRVEKQYPSHLSGGQQQRVAIARALAMHPDVMLFDEPTSALDPELVGEVLKVMQKLAEEGRTMIVVTHEMGFARNVSNHVMFLHQGRTEEEGDPKEVLVRPQSERLKQFLSGSLK; encoded by the coding sequence TTGGCCGAGATCACTCAAACGAGCGCGTCCGCTTCCGTGAAGCTTGCCGCGGTCGACATTCACAAGCGCTACGGCGACAACGAGGTGCTCAAGGGCGTGTCGCTGAACGCGAAAGCGGGCGACGTCATCAGCATCATCGGCGCGAGCGGCTCGGGCAAGAGCACGTTCCTGCGCTGCATCAATTTCCTCGAACGGCCGAATGCGGGGCAGATCGTCGTCGACGGCGAAGCCGTGCGCACGAAGACCGACAAGGCCGGTGCGCTCGAGGTGGCCGATCACAAGCAGCTGCAGCGCATTCGCACGAAGCTTGCGATGGTGTTCCAGCACTTCAATCTGTGGGCGCACATGAACGTGCTCGAGAACGTGATGGAAGCGCCCGTGCACGTGCTCGGCATTTCGAAGAAGGAAGCCGAGGAGCGCGCGCGCGAGTATCTGGAGAAGGTCGGCCTGCCGCCGCGCGTGGAGAAACAGTATCCGTCGCACCTGTCGGGCGGCCAGCAGCAGCGTGTCGCGATCGCGCGCGCGCTCGCGATGCATCCCGACGTGATGCTGTTCGACGAGCCCACTTCGGCGCTTGACCCGGAACTCGTCGGCGAAGTGCTGAAGGTGATGCAGAAGCTGGCCGAGGAAGGCCGCACGATGATCGTCGTCACGCACGAGATGGGTTTTGCGCGCAACGTGTCGAACCACGTGATGTTCCTGCACCAGGGGCGGACCGAGGAAGAGGGCGATCCGAAGGAGGTGCTGGTGCGCCCGCAGAGCGAGCGGCTGAAGCAGTTCCTGTCGGGCAGCCTCAAGTAA